The Stenotrophomonas maltophilia sequence CGCCACGCGCCGACCAACGGTCACTGCAGCGCGCCGCCGCCGGGTCTACACTCGCTGCAGGCGGGAGCGCCCGCCGCTGCCGGGAACTGTCATGTACCGCCCTGCCGCCCACATCTTCGTCGTGGCCCTGGCCGCCTTGATGGCCGCGCCACTCTGCGCACAGGACCGCCCGCGCACCGATGCAATCCCGCCCATCGGAAGCATCACCCCGGCGGAAATTCCCTCACCGGAACAGGTCTTTGCGATTCCTCCCGCAATGCGCGCGATGCTGCAGGCGCAGGTGATGGACCGCAGTTCATCGCGCGAGCAGCGGCTGCAGGCGCTGGTGGAAATGATCTTCGGCCGGCAGGGACTGGACCTGCAGTACGACGCGAACGCAACCTACACCGTGGGCGAAGTCTGGCAGCAGCGCCGCGCCAATTGCCTGGCCTTCACGCTGATGTTCGTGGCACTGGCGCGCGAGGCTGGCATCCAGGCCCGCGTGCAGGAAGTCGGCCAGGTCGTGTCCTGGTACCAGGACCAGGACGCCGGTGTGGTCTACAGCGTGGGCCACGTCAACGCGGGCGTGGAGATCGCGGGGCGTTACGCCACGGTCGACCTCGATCGCAACGTGCTCTACGACCGCCACGGCCCGCAGCCGGTCAGCCGCGCGCGTGCACTGGCCCACTTCTACAACAATCGTGGTGCCGAGCGCATGGCCGAAGGAGACCTCGTCGGCGCCCGCGCGTTCTTCGATGCCTCGGTCGTGCAGGATCGCGCGTTCCCCTCGGTCTGGAACAACCTGGGCGTGCTCGACAACCGTGAGGGCAACACCGATGCGGCGCGGCAGGCACTGGACCGCGCCCTGCGCCTGGACGGCCGCCAGGATGCGGCGCTGACCAACGCCAGCGCGCTGTACCGGCGGCTGGGGCTGGATGCGCAGGCCAATGCACTGGCGCGCCGCCTGGCATCGGTGCAGCGCGAGGATCCGTTCGCGCAGTACATGCTGGGCACGCAGGCCGAACAGGCCGGAAAGCTGGCCGAAGCCATCCGCTATTACCGGCAGGCCGTGCGCCTGTATGACACCGCGCACCAGTTCCACTTCGGGCTGGCGCGCGTGTATTTCCTGTCCGGCCAGCTCGAGCGCGCCGACCGTGAACTGACCCGCGCGCGGCTGCTCGGCGGTGCACCGGAGCAGGCACGCTACCAGGCCAAGCTGGACAGCCTGGCCCGCTGGCGCGCGCAGCAGCAGGCCAGGCGCTGAGACCGATCAGGCCTTCTTGAGGAAGCAGGTCTTCAGGACCAGGCCCTTGATCTTGTCCGAGTTGCCTTCGATGTGCTCGGCATCATCGTCAACCAGGCGGATGTTGCGGATCACGGTGCCCTGCTTGAGCGGGATCGAAGACCCCTTCACCTTCAGGTCCTTGATCACGGTGACGGTGTCGCCGGCCTGCAGGGTATTGCCGTTGCTGTCACGCACGACCAGGGTCGAACCGGCGCTTTCCTCGGCGGTCCATTCGAAACCGCAATCGGCGCAGATCCACAGCGCGCCATCGGCATAGGTGTTTTCCAGGGTGCACTGCGGGCAGGCGGGAACAGACGACATCGGCAAGTACCTCCAAGTGAATCAACAGCCGCCATTGTAACCGGCTGGCTTCCCTGCCCCTTTTCCGGACAGGCTCCGGGCTGGCCACTGGACCCGAACCAGAACAGCACGCCCCTGGAACTTGCAGTCGGCGGCGAACTGCAGCAGAGTGCGCGGCCCCTGACCGCCCCCGGAACTCCCCATGCGCCTCGGCATCGACTTCGGTACCAGCAACTCCGCCGCCGCCATCGTGCATGAGGGGAAACTGCTGCCGATCCGCTTCGGCGATGCCGAGCAGTTCCGCACCAGCGTTTATTTCCCAGGCGTGGTGCCCGATCCGGACGACTTCCAGCTCGATGACGGCCAGGAGCACCAGCTGCAGCAGATGATCGACAGCGCCGCGCGCGCGGCCCGTGCCGCCGGCCAGGAACGCACGCCACAGGCACTGCGCCGGGAAGCCCTGCGCGCACTGCGCCGGGAATGGATGGAGGCCCGTGCCGGCAAGGAACGCAGCGCCAGCGACCTGCTGCAGAACGCAGTCTACGGCGACGAAGCGCTGGAAGCCTATTTCGAGGAACACGAAGGCAACCTGGTGCAGAGCCCGAAGTCGATGCTGGGCTACAACCTGCACCCGCGCGCCAAGCAGACCATCACCGGCATCGCCGCGCACATCCTCGAGCACATCCGCCTGACCGCCAGCGCCCAGCTCGGCCAACCACTGCGCTCGGCCCTGCTCGGGCGCCCGGTGCAGTTCCGCAGCTCGATCGGCGCGGCCGGCAATGACCAGGCGCTGGACATCCTGCGCGAGGCTGCCACCCAGGCCGGCTTCGACCAGATCGATTTCCTCGAAGAACCCGCGGCGGCGGCCATGCACTACCACGCCGAAAGCCGCGAGCGGCACCAGGCGGTGATCGTCGACATCGGCGGCGGTACCACCGATATCGCGCATGCCGAAGTCGGCGGAAACGACGCCCCGCGCATCCACCGCGCCTGGGGTATCGCCCGCGGCGGTACCGACATCGACCTGGCCCTGAGCCTGTCCAGCTACATGCCGCTGTTCGGCCGCGGCATCACCCGCGTGCCCGCCCACCACTACGTGGAAGCGGCCACCGTGCAGGACATGACCCGCCAGCGCGACTTCCGCCAGCACAAGTACGACCATGTCGACGACCCGTGGGGCACGCGCCTGCAGGCCCTGCAGGACACCGGCAATACCGCCCGCCTGTACCGCGACGTCGAGCGCGCCAAGATCGCCCTCAGCGCCGCCAGCGAGCATCGGAGCACGCTGGACTACATCGCCCGCGACCTGCATGCCGACAGCAGCGCCGATGGCCTGGCCGGCGCCGCCCATGGCTACCTGGAGCAGATCCGCGAGCTGCTGGCCCAGGTCCGCAGCGACATCGGCGGCGACCCGGATGCGGTGTTCCTGACCGGCGGCATGTCCCGTGCCGGCTACCTGCGCCAAGCCGTGGCCGAGGCCTTCCCGGGCGCCCGCATGGTCCACGGCGAACCCTCGCTGGGCGTGGTCCAGGGCCTTGCGCTGGCGGCAGCCAGCCAGGATTAACAAAACGTTACGCGGTCTAAGTTACTCTTGGTCGGCTAGAACCCCGCTGCACCTTCCACCGGCCACGCCGGTGTGTGTTCACAGTGCAGCCTGGCCCGCCCTGCGGGCCTAGCGGCCATGCCTTCCTGGCTCGTTCATGGTCCGCGCAGCACCTGAGCCGCCATCGAGACCCGCTTTGGGCACCCGCCAGGCCCCTGTGGCCTTACAACCTGACGCAACACCTGCACCCGTCGACTGCCGCCGTTGTGACGCGGTCTGTTGCCGGCTGCCCGTGCTGCTGCAGCCCGGCGACCACGTGCCTGGCCAGTTCCTGTCACGCGACACCCACGGCCGTGCCGTGATGGCGCGCAACGAGGAAGGCTGGTGCGCGGCGATCGATCCCTATCACCTGCGCTGCACGATCTATTCGCAGCGCCCGGCGATCTGCCGCCAGTTTTCGATGGGCGGCGATGACTGCCGCCGCGAGCGGCAGGACTACCTGCGCCAGGCCGACGCCTGGGCGCTTTCCTCCCCTTCCACCTGACAGGAGCAACCATGCCCCGCAAGGCAAAGACCCCCGCGAAGGCCAGCAACAGCATCCGCAGCGAACGCAAGGGCGCGGCCGCCAGCACCGTGGTCAGCAGCGATTCGATCGCTTCGGACCTGGCAGCGTTCCGCAAGGCCGGTGGCAAGATCGAAGTCCTCGGCACCACCTGGGCGCTGAAGAAAGCCAGCTGACCCAGTACTGACCGCGGCGGCGCTGCCGCCGCGGCCTGCCGGACCGTGCTCAGCGGTCCAGCCGCACCCGCACACTGCCCGAATGCGACTGGATGCGGATGTCTCCATCACCGCCGCCCAGACGCGTATCGAGATGGCTGCCCGGCCCATAGCGCGGCCGCTCCACCTGACCGGCATCGCTGTTGATCGAGCCGCTGAAGCTGTTCACCGACAGCTGTGCCGACACCGTGCGCGGCAGGCTCAGCGTGACCGAGGCACTGACCGATTCGACATTGACGCGGCCGCCGGGCGCCAATCCGGCTGCTGCCAGGTCGATGCTGCCCGAGACGGTCTCCACCGCCAGCCGCTGCACGCGCCCGGCGTCGACCTCGACCCGTCCGGATACCGTCTGCGCACCGATATCACCGGACACGCCGCCGCCGGCCTCGATCCGGCCACTGACGGTGTTCACATCCAGTTTTGGCGTCTGCAGGCGTGCGCTGACGCTGCCACTGACCGTGTTGAGCTTGCTGTCACCACTGCGGCCAGATGCGCTCAGGCTGCCGCTGACCGTGTCGGCCTGCAGCCGTCGCACGTCGATGCCGCTGATGTCCTGGCTGGCGCTGACCGTGCTCAGCAACAGCTCCACCGAGCGCGGCACGTTCAGCACCAGCGTGGCCCCACCGTTGTTGTTGCGGCGCGGGTATTCGATCTCCCAGCGCACGCGGTTGGCGCTTTTCTCCTGCCGCAGCTGCAGGCCGTCGCTGAGCGTGCCGGTGAGCTGCACGTCATTGCGGTCCCAACCACGCACGGTCACCTTGCCGGCGACGTTGCTCAGCTCGATGCGACCGCCCGCGGCCAGGGTATGCCGCTCGTCGATGCGGGTGTCGGCCAGCGCCACGGCAGGGGCCAGCAGCAGCGCGACACAGCAGGAAATCAGGGTTCGGGTCATGGCAGTCTCCTCAGGTCGTCAAGCCGGACTCGGCGGCATAGGCCGCCTGCCGGGTCAGTTCCAGCCGCAGCGTGTAGGTACGCTTGAGCTGGCCAAGCAGGTGCGGCGCACGCGGGTCCTGCGCCAGGGCGGCACGGATCTGCGCCGCGCTTTCATCCAGTTCATGCAGGGCCGGCTGCCATTCCGGCGCCCGGCCATCGGGCAGCGCGGCCACGGCCTGCTGGTACTGCTCGGTCATCGCCGCGGCCTGCAGCTGCAGGGCGGACGGCACCGGCGTGTCCAGCTGCGCATGCCGCCACGGCGCCACCGCATACACTGCCAGGCTGGCTGCCAGCGCAGCCCCCACCGGCAGCCACCAGCGGCGTCGCGAACGCGCAGGCAGGGCCACCACGTTGTCCGCTGGCGCAGGTGCTGCCTGCGGTTCACGCGGTGGCAGCCGGGCGGACAGACGCGCCCAGCCATCGGCGGGTACATCGCGCTCGTTTGGCAGCGCGCGCAGCCGGGCCAGCAGGTCGTGATCGGAATCGTGTTCGTGCGTACTCATGTCATGTCTCCCAGCCGTGCGCGCAACAGGCCGCGCGCACGATGCAACTGTGCCTTGGAACTGCCGACAGCCATCTGCAGTTGTTCGGCGATTTCCTGGTGTTTCCAGCCCTCGATGTCGTGCAGTACCAGTACCGCACGCGCCCGTGGTGGCAGTGTCGACAGCGCGCGCTCAAGATCGCGCTCGGTGCCGGCACAACGGTCATGCACCGCCAGTTCCTGCAGGCCGCCGTCGATATCATCGAGGCTGTCGTGGTCCTGCCCGGCAGCCCGGCCGCGCAACT is a genomic window containing:
- a CDS encoding YkgJ family cysteine cluster protein produces the protein MLLQPGDHVPGQFLSRDTHGRAVMARNEEGWCAAIDPYHLRCTIYSQRPAICRQFSMGGDDCRRERQDYLRQADAWALSSPST
- a CDS encoding transglutaminase-like domain-containing protein; amino-acid sequence: MYRPAAHIFVVALAALMAAPLCAQDRPRTDAIPPIGSITPAEIPSPEQVFAIPPAMRAMLQAQVMDRSSSREQRLQALVEMIFGRQGLDLQYDANATYTVGEVWQQRRANCLAFTLMFVALAREAGIQARVQEVGQVVSWYQDQDAGVVYSVGHVNAGVEIAGRYATVDLDRNVLYDRHGPQPVSRARALAHFYNNRGAERMAEGDLVGARAFFDASVVQDRAFPSVWNNLGVLDNREGNTDAARQALDRALRLDGRQDAALTNASALYRRLGLDAQANALARRLASVQREDPFAQYMLGTQAEQAGKLAEAIRYYRQAVRLYDTAHQFHFGLARVYFLSGQLERADRELTRARLLGGAPEQARYQAKLDSLARWRAQQQARR
- a CDS encoding zinc ribbon domain-containing protein YjdM — encoded protein: MSSVPACPQCTLENTYADGALWICADCGFEWTAEESAGSTLVVRDSNGNTLQAGDTVTVIKDLKVKGSSIPLKQGTVIRNIRLVDDDAEHIEGNSDKIKGLVLKTCFLKKA
- a CDS encoding Hsp70 family protein, producing the protein MRLGIDFGTSNSAAAIVHEGKLLPIRFGDAEQFRTSVYFPGVVPDPDDFQLDDGQEHQLQQMIDSAARAARAAGQERTPQALRREALRALRREWMEARAGKERSASDLLQNAVYGDEALEAYFEEHEGNLVQSPKSMLGYNLHPRAKQTITGIAAHILEHIRLTASAQLGQPLRSALLGRPVQFRSSIGAAGNDQALDILREAATQAGFDQIDFLEEPAAAAMHYHAESRERHQAVIVDIGGGTTDIAHAEVGGNDAPRIHRAWGIARGGTDIDLALSLSSYMPLFGRGITRVPAHHYVEAATVQDMTRQRDFRQHKYDHVDDPWGTRLQALQDTGNTARLYRDVERAKIALSAASEHRSTLDYIARDLHADSSADGLAGAAHGYLEQIRELLAQVRSDIGGDPDAVFLTGGMSRAGYLRQAVAEAFPGARMVHGEPSLGVVQGLALAAASQD
- a CDS encoding DUF4097 family beta strand repeat-containing protein — its product is MTRTLISCCVALLLAPAVALADTRIDERHTLAAGGRIELSNVAGKVTVRGWDRNDVQLTGTLSDGLQLRQEKSANRVRWEIEYPRRNNNGGATLVLNVPRSVELLLSTVSASQDISGIDVRRLQADTVSGSLSASGRSGDSKLNTVSGSVSARLQTPKLDVNTVSGRIEAGGGVSGDIGAQTVSGRVEVDAGRVQRLAVETVSGSIDLAAAGLAPGGRVNVESVSASVTLSLPRTVSAQLSVNSFSGSINSDAGQVERPRYGPGSHLDTRLGGGDGDIRIQSHSGSVRVRLDR